The following coding sequences are from one Bos indicus x Bos taurus breed Angus x Brahman F1 hybrid chromosome 5, Bos_hybrid_MaternalHap_v2.0, whole genome shotgun sequence window:
- the LPCAT3 gene encoding lysophospholipid acyltransferase 5 gives MASAAEGDMEAELTRGLLWGFQDLSLNKLATSLGASEQALRLIISIFLGYPFALFYRRYLFYKDSYLIHLFHTFTGLSIAYYNFGTQLYHSLLCIVLQFLILRLMGRTITAVLTTFCVQMGYLLAGYYNTATGTYDIKWTMPHCVLTLKLIGLAMDYYDGGKDQKSLTSEQQIYAIRGVPSLLEISGFSYFYGAFLVGPQFSMNHYMKLVRGELTDVPGKIPNSTIPALRRLALGLVYLVGYTLLSPHITEDYLLSDDYENGSFWFRCMYMLIWGKFVLYKYVTCWLVTEGVCILTGLGFNGLDEYGTAKWDACANMKVWLFETTPRFTGTIASFNINTNAWVARYFFKRLKFLGNKVLSQGLSLLFLALWHGLHSGYLVCFQMEFLIVIVERQAASLIRDSPVLSRLASITVLQPLYYLAQQTIHWLFMGYSMTAFCLFTWDKWMKVYKSIYFLGHVFFLSLLFILPYVRKVMVPRKEKLKKME, from the exons GTTACCCCTTCGCTTTATTTTATCGGCGTTACCTTTTCTACAAGGACAGCTACCTCATCCACCTTTTCCACACCTTTACGGGCCTCTCAATCGCTTATTATAATTTTG GAACCCAGCTCTACCATTCCCTGCTCTGCATCGTGCTGCAGTTCCTCATCCTCCGGCTGATGGGCCGAACCATCACCGCCGTGCTCACCACCTTCTGCGTCCAGATG GGCTACCTTCTGGCCGGATATTACAACACAGCCACCGGCACCTACGACATCAAGTGGACAATGCCACACTGTGTCCTGACCTTGAAGCTGATCG GTCTGGCCATGGACTACTATGACGGAGGGAAGGATCAG AAATCCCTGACCTCCGAGCAGCAGATATACGCTATACGGGGTGTCCCCTCCCTGCTGGAAATCTCCGGCTTCTCCTACTTCTATGGAGCCTTCCTGGTGGGGCCCCAGTTCTCCATGAACCACTACATGAAGCTGGTGCGGGGAGAGCTGACTGATGTCCCAGGGAAGATACCAAACAG CACCATACCTGCTCTGCGGCGCCTGGCCCTGGGCCTGGTCTACCTAGTGGGCTACACCCTACTCAGCCCCCACATCACCGAAGACTATCTCCTCAGCGACGACTACGAA AACGGCAGCTTCTGGTTCCGCTGCATGTACATGCTGATCTGGGGCAAGTTTGTGCTGTACAAATATGTCACCTGTTGGCTGGTCACG GAAGGTGTGTGCATTCTGACGGGGCTGGGCTTCAATGGCTTGGACGAGTATGGGACAGCCAAGTGGGATGCCTGCGCCAACATGAAGGTGTGGCTCTTTGAAACCACCCCCCGCTTCACGGGCACCATTGCTTCTTTCAACATCAACACCAACGCCTGGGTGGCTCG CTACTTCTTCAAACGACTCAAGTTCCTCGGAAATAAAGTTCTATCCCAGGGTCTCTCGTTGCTATTCTTGGCGCTCTGGCATGGCCTCCACTCAGGGTACCTGGTCTGCTTCCAGATGGAGTTCCTCATTGTTATTGTGGAGAGACAG gctgCCAGCTTGATTCGAGACAGCCCAGTCCTGAGCAGGTTGGCCTCCATCACCGTCCTGCAGCCCCTCTACTATCTGGCGCAGCAGACCATCCACTGGCTCTTCATGGGTTACTCGATGACCGCTTTCTGCCTCTTCACGTGGGACAAGTGGATGAAG GTGTACAAGTCCATCTATTTCCTTGGCCACGTCTTCTTCTTGAGTCTACTATTCATATTGCCTTACGTCCGTAAAGTGATGGTGCCGAGGaaagagaagttaaagaaaatgGAGTAA